Sequence from the Deinococcus malanensis genome:
CGCTGGCACCATCCGCCAACAGGCCGATTGAAATCCGGACCCCGAGACCCGTAGACTTCCTGGGCAGTGACCGGGAAGAGTACCCGGGATGGCCCCGACAGGGAGCCCTGGGCCGCGACTGAGAGCCTGGGCCGGACCGCCACCGGAGAACGTCACCCGCGAGCACGACGGAAGAACGCCCCTGTCACACCGGGGGCCAGTAGAGCCGTCCGGGTGCGCCCGGTACAGCGCGCCAGAGCGCCCCTGACGATATGCAGGGGAAACGCGGTGGTACCACGGGACTCTTCCATTCGTCTCGTCCGCACAGAACCTGTCACAAAGGCAGGTTCCGGCGGACGGGATTTTTTTGGCCCGCACGGGAGGTTCGGATGACGCAGACAGTCGAACAGACGGGATACGCGCTGCCCTTTCAGGAAGCGCGCGCCGCGGCGCAGGGCCGGGGTTTGCGGGAACGGGTGCTGGTGTATGTTACCCGCCGGCACGACGAACTGCTGGTGTTCGAGCACACTGCCGAATATCCGGACGCAGGCGTGCAGGTGCCGGCCGGTGGTGTGGACCCTGACGAGACGCCAGACCACACGGCGCGGCGCGAAACGCATGAAGAAGTCGGCCTGAACCTGGATGCTCCTGTCCATATGGCCTCCTGGCTCTGGACCCGCGCAGAGAAGTCCCAGGTGTGGCACTACTACTGGCTGCGCGCGCCACTGGACACCCCCAGCCGTTGGGCACATCACGTCAGCGGCGGGGACGACGACCAGGGCATGACTTTCCTGTGCCGTTTTGCGCCGCTCGATCACCCCGAACTTATTCCCGGCTACGGCTACGAAGCCGCCCTGCCACAG
This genomic interval carries:
- a CDS encoding NUDIX hydrolase, encoding MTQTVEQTGYALPFQEARAAAQGRGLRERVLVYVTRRHDELLVFEHTAEYPDAGVQVPAGGVDPDETPDHTARRETHEEVGLNLDAPVHMASWLWTRAEKSQVWHYYWLRAPLDTPSRWAHHVSGGDDDQGMTFLCRFAPLDHPELIPGYGYEAALPQLRLLLKENAHDRHD